One genomic segment of Trueperaceae bacterium includes these proteins:
- a CDS encoding ABC transporter permease subunit (The N-terminal region of this protein, as described by TIGR01726, is a three transmembrane segment that identifies a subfamily of ABC transporter permease subunits, which specificities that include histidine, arginine, glutamine, glutamate, L-cystine (sic), the opines (in Agrobacterium) octopine and nopaline, etc.), with translation MNRTLARPEDVRQRERIPFYRNVKTIAVLAQLIFVVAAVAAIFILWRNVTVGLDKSNLTFGFGYLDDRAGFDLGETTIPFNSSDTYLKAIIVGMLNTLKVGLAGVVLCTILGVSVGVMRLSANWLLRTLSTAYVELLRNTPLAVQLIFWYYAVILAIPPRSENASRILGDVYLSQIGVALPWLYPSYNFGRWLPWLIAAFVVLVITYFFRRRQIQRSERPGNPWYASLGLAVLVAGVGYLVAASGVSVPQNLTAEVSPARGVGVVYLDSDGDGERDRSEERVPYAPVIVTIDQARLTTNSTNLVESQEIVYSTFRFPMLSPEEYDEVEVVFRNPEEAEGLSVHFERYPSIGTIYLDENGNGEFDEGENTYVEDGFIRGYRGIGLAMNIDGFSRRLVSDRIGELRMPIFSPPPVEEPAQAEEDEGRGGGLAGLGALFAPAEQAAVELEAEVELPAAKPLVYSEPTIPRSSYFGGIRLSTPFLALLLGLAIYTSAFVAEIVRGGIQAVPRGQPEAAKALGLGAVQTFFLIVFPQALRIIIPPMISQYLNLIKNSSLAILVTFSDFFQVSNTVGNQTGQFVSVYVIILVGYLSLTLVFSLILNVVNSRMALVER, from the coding sequence GTGAACCGAACATTGGCAAGGCCCGAGGATGTTCGCCAGCGCGAGCGGATCCCCTTCTACCGCAACGTAAAGACCATCGCGGTTCTCGCACAGCTGATCTTCGTGGTCGCGGCCGTCGCCGCCATCTTCATACTCTGGCGCAACGTCACAGTCGGCCTCGACAAGTCGAACCTCACCTTCGGGTTCGGCTACCTCGACGATCGCGCGGGATTCGACCTCGGCGAGACCACCATCCCGTTCAACAGCAGCGATACCTACCTGAAGGCGATCATCGTCGGCATGCTCAACACCCTGAAGGTCGGCCTCGCCGGCGTGGTGCTCTGCACCATCCTCGGAGTGTCGGTTGGCGTCATGCGACTTTCTGCCAACTGGCTGTTGAGGACGCTCTCCACCGCCTACGTCGAACTGCTGCGCAACACGCCTCTCGCGGTTCAGCTCATCTTCTGGTACTACGCCGTGATTTTGGCGATCCCACCACGTTCGGAGAACGCCTCCCGGATACTCGGCGACGTCTACCTGAGTCAGATTGGCGTCGCGCTCCCCTGGCTCTACCCGAGTTACAACTTCGGCCGCTGGCTACCCTGGCTCATCGCGGCTTTCGTCGTGCTGGTCATCACCTACTTCTTCCGGCGCCGTCAGATCCAGCGTTCGGAGCGGCCGGGCAATCCCTGGTACGCCTCGCTGGGCCTGGCGGTCCTGGTAGCCGGCGTCGGCTACCTCGTGGCGGCCAGCGGGGTGAGCGTCCCGCAGAACCTGACCGCCGAAGTGAGCCCGGCGCGTGGTGTAGGCGTCGTCTACCTCGACAGTGACGGAGATGGCGAGCGCGACCGGAGCGAGGAGCGGGTGCCGTACGCGCCGGTGATAGTCACTATCGACCAGGCCAGGTTGACGACGAACAGCACCAACCTCGTCGAATCGCAGGAGATCGTCTACAGCACCTTCCGCTTCCCCATGCTCAGCCCCGAGGAGTACGACGAGGTCGAGGTCGTCTTCCGCAACCCGGAGGAGGCCGAGGGCCTGAGCGTCCACTTCGAGCGTTACCCGAGCATAGGGACCATCTACCTGGACGAGAACGGGAACGGTGAGTTCGACGAAGGGGAGAACACCTACGTCGAGGATGGCTTCATCCGCGGTTACCGCGGTATCGGCCTTGCGATGAACATCGACGGCTTCAGCCGGCGCCTGGTCTCGGACCGGATCGGCGAACTCCGGATGCCGATCTTCTCCCCGCCCCCCGTGGAGGAGCCCGCCCAGGCCGAAGAGGACGAGGGTCGCGGCGGCGGACTGGCCGGCCTGGGCGCGCTCTTCGCACCTGCGGAGCAGGCGGCTGTCGAACTGGAGGCCGAGGTAGAGCTGCCGGCAGCCAAGCCGTTGGTGTACAGCGAACCAACCATCCCTCGAAGCAGTTACTTCGGCGGCATCCGCCTCTCGACGCCCTTCCTGGCGCTGCTGCTCGGCCTGGCGATCTATACCTCCGCGTTCGTGGCCGAGATCGTCCGGGGCGGCATCCAGGCGGTGCCGCGCGGTCAGCCCGAGGCAGCCAAGGCGCTGGGACTCGGCGCGGTGCAGACCTTCTTCCTCATCGTCTTCCCGCAGGCTCTGCGGATCATCATCCCGCCGATGATCAGTCAGTACCTGAACCTGATCAAGAACTCCTCGCTGGC